Proteins found in one Coffea eugenioides isolate CCC68of unplaced genomic scaffold, Ceug_1.0 ScVebR1_2051;HRSCAF=3012, whole genome shotgun sequence genomic segment:
- the LOC113756197 gene encoding aspartic proteinase CDR1-like produces the protein MQEDLKVTVQDDSDDSNDDSDHDTDFETGIFVKTSIPAFFMGFNIGSRDAAQLVALVTGSNLLWLQCKPGIGGNRTFYKNYWPGESSIYAANVRCEDFCSSTPLTCIPTPTLCWYVLKYLGEIVVRGNLAFERFIFGSSFDNQPAHELNPLFGCTRKNSCIDKFNGVSGLGPSGISLTSQLDNSEFSYCIENLNDPFDEKNILIIGIKSGGVENSTPLIIREFHYYVNVEGINDKKDLRIDNFKSGGGAIIDSGSSLSFLYDIAYEKLDYIGDSLERRYFFLDKYQHCYIGHLFRDFKGFTTIAFHFDGATMELDRENLFKQVYSDVVCLSVLNVAENGVDHSLLGVELQKYFYISFDMNEMPVNFERIECEYFNNWS, from the coding sequence ATGCAAGAAGATTTGAAGGTGACAGTACAAGATGATTCAGATGATTCAAATGATGATTCAGATCATGATACTGATTTCGAGActggaatttttgttaaaacatcaatacctgcGTTTTTTATGGGTTTCAACATTGGTTCACGGGATGCTGCTCAATTGGTTGCGTTGGTTACTGGTAGTAATCTACTTTGGCTTCAGTGCAAACCTGGTATAGGCGGCAATAGGACATTCTATAAAAACTATTGGCCTGGGGAGTCTTCAATATATGCTGCTAATGTGAGGTGCGAGGACTTTTGTTCATCTACTCCATTGACATGTATTCCAACACCCACTCTCTGCTGGTATGTATTGAAATATTTGGGTGAAATCGTTGTTCGTGGAAATCTTGCATTTGAACGATTTATTTTCGGTTCATCATTTGATAACCAACCAGCGCATGAGTTAAATCCGTTATTTGGATGTACTAGAAAAAATAGCTGCATAGACAAGTTCAATGGTGTCTCGGGGCTTGGTCCTTCAGGAATCTCATTAACTTCACAACTGGATAATAGTGAGTTCTCATATTGTATTGAAAATTTAAACGATCCATTTGACGAAAAAAATATACTGATCATAGGGATAAAGTCCGGAGGAGTTGAAAACTCAACTCCTCTTATTATTAGGGAGTTCCATTACTACGTGAATGTTGAAGGCATTAATGACAAAAAAGATTTAAGAATCGATAATTTTAAAAGTGGTGGGGGTGCAATTATTGATTCAGGTTCAAGTTTGAGTTTTCTTTATGATATTGCATACGAGAAACTTGATTACATAGGAGACTCATTAGAAAGACGATATTTCTTTTTGGACAAGTATCAACATTGCTATATTGGACACTTGTTTAGGGATTTTAAGGGCTTTACAACAatagcatttcattttgatgGAGCAACAATGGAATTAGATAGAGAGAATTTGTTCAAGCAAGTATACTCAGATGTGGTATGTTTAAGTGTGTTGAATGTTGCAGAGAATGGTGTCGATCACAGTCTTCTTGGCGTAGAACTCCAAAAATATTTCTATATATCATTTGACATGAATGAAATGCCTGTTAACTTTGAGAGGATCGAATgtgaatatttcaataattgGAGTTGA